From the genome of Chlorocebus sabaeus isolate Y175 chromosome 2, mChlSab1.0.hap1, whole genome shotgun sequence, one region includes:
- the TP53TG5 gene encoding TP53-target gene 5 protein produces the protein MQDEKPQDKTEQPLSKVIERNRLRTVLKNLSLLKLLKSSNRRIQELHKLAKRCWHSLLSVPKILRISSGENSACNKAKQNDEEFQEIGCSKKELKSKKLESSGDPKEKEYKEWKPQVQSRMSNKAKTSSAAMPWKEKHVEPEVPRTSRDHGLNLGAQGRQLLTEGPRVIFIKPYHNRTPMGHMKQLNVADQWIWFEGLPTRIHLPAPRVMCRSSTLRWVKRRCTRFCSASLEMPMWHPYKVDVTWTGARGASRGWRSRSQLKGRDGWRNSRVYK, from the exons ATGCAAGATGAGAAACCGCAGGACAAGACAGAGCAGCCTCTGAGCAAAGTAATTGAGCGGAACCGTCTGAGAACG GTGTTAAAAAACTTGTCGCTCTTGAAGCTACTCAAGAGCTCGAACCGCCGGATCCAAGAACTGCATAAGCTGGCCAAAAGGTGTTGGCATTCACTGCTCAGTGTTCCAAAGATTCTCCGAATCTCCTCTGG GGAAAACAGTGCctgcaataaagcaaaacaaaatgatgaAGAGTTCCAGGAGATCGGGTGCTCCAAGAAGGAACTCAAGTCCAAGAAATTAGAATCCTCAGGGGACCCTAAGGAAAAAGAGTACAAGGAGTGGAAGCCCCAGGTGCAGTCAAGGATGAGTAACAAGGCAAAAACGTCATCGGCGGCAATGCCATGGAAAGAAAAGCATGTAGAGCCTGAGGTTCCAAGGACATCGAGGGATCATGGCTTGAACCTTGGAGCCCAGGGGAGGCAACTACTCACTGAGGGCCCCCGAGTCATCTTCATTAAGCCCTACCACAATAGAACTCCCATGGGGCACATGAAGCAGCTGAATGTAGCCGACCAGTGGATCTGGTTTGAGGGGCTGCCCACACGAATCCACCTCCCGGCACCCCGGGTGATGTGCAGATCCTCCACCCTGCGTTGGGTCAAGCGCCGCTGCACCCGCTTCTGCTCCGCATCACTTGAAATGCCTATGTGGCATCCATACAAG GTTGATGTGACCTGGACGGGAGCCAGAGGTGCGAGCAGAGGGTGGAGATCGCGCAGTCAGCTTAAGGGGAGGGATGGGTGGCGAAATTCACGAGTCTACAAATAA